A genomic window from Triticum urartu cultivar G1812 chromosome 7, Tu2.1, whole genome shotgun sequence includes:
- the LOC125525791 gene encoding protein MEI2-like 6: MAASAVSRLNPVASPYLPMALAPTWCNPSPFSYPPPPPPLSPAHGWPFAYGGDWYHTVGMPSFPLQTAYGYPAPLMVYCCTAPPPPPQSATRCRITEIIEDGGEVASKEEVRDEPSPRSVLTPWSREPPTSPLPPRAPLLRPPPRTSSAGKPRSRQWPRLAFNPKENNTSLMIRNIPNKFMKRRFMAILDQHCAEENAKLGGDGEGVRSEYDFLYVPVDFGTMFNKGYAFVNMTTAAAARRLHAHLDGHRWEAAGSKKVCGVVHARLEGLDGLVAHFSASWFPCGGRKDFLPVRFEPPRDGVRWTAEHVVGHLQPRRPC; this comes from the exons ATGGCCGCCTCCGCCGTCTCCCGCCTCAACCCCGTAGCCTCGCCTTACCTTCCGATGGCACTCGCTCCCACGTGGTGCAACCCCTCTCCTTTCTCCTACCCGCCGCCTCCGCCCCCACTCTCGCCGGCGCACGGGTGGCCTTTCGCCTACGGCGGCGACTGGTACCACACAGTGGGGATGCCCTCGTTCCCGCTGCAGACAGCATACGGGTACCCCGCTCCATTGATGGTGTATTGTTGCAcggcgccgccaccgccaccgcaaTCGGCGACCCGTTGTCGAATCACGGAGATCATCGAGGACGGAGGCGAGGTGGCCTCGAAGGAAGAGGTAAGGGACGAGCCTTCCCCCCGCTCCGTCCTCACTCCTTGGAGCAGGGAGCCGCCCACTTCGCCTCTGCCACCGCGAGCGCCGCTTCTGCGTCCCCCGCCGCGTACGTCTTCCGCGGGCAAACCGCGCAGTCGCCAGTGGCCACGCCTCGCCTTCAACCCCAAAGAGAACAACACGTCCCTGATGATTCGCAATATTCCCAATAAATTTAT GAAGAGGAGATTCATGGCCATCCTCGACCAGCACTGCGCCGAGGAGAACGCCAAGCTCGGCGGCGACGGCGAAGgggtcaggtcggagtacgattTCCTCTACGTCCCCGTCGACTTCGG GACGATGTTCAACAAGGGCTACGCCTTCGTGAACatgacgacggcggcggcggcgcggcggctccACGCGCACCTCGACGGCCACCGCTGGGAGGCCGCGGGCTCCAAGAAGGTGTGCGGCGTCGTGCACGCGCGCCTGGAG GGGCTGGACGGGCTCGTGGCGCACTTCTCGGCGTCGTGGTTCCCCTGCGGCGGCCGCAAGGATTTCCTGCCGGTGCGCTTCGAGCCGCCGCGCGACGGCGTGCGTTGGACGGCGGAGCACGTGGTCGGCCACCTCCAGCCCCGCCGCCCCTGCTGA